A genome region from Eurosta solidaginis isolate ZX-2024a chromosome 2, ASM4086904v1, whole genome shotgun sequence includes the following:
- the LOC137241449 gene encoding uncharacterized protein isoform X1 — MSWKVRRFLKQVRDRKEEEEFKTESTKKKVTVDDTLKSTYNDQSNISTAADTHSKTKTNNVVCTSAGHNEIVKGSSFVSTLSPSFQIRSSPLNINGKYVYWTSMHTELALQPWCCVGDLISFCDKYEFQTLNIIDNRAHNNMVSEIRALLNIGQAPFDLRKRFPGNIGNPENLWICISRCASVEYHLKKILNVFRKPLMQLPTDKQRMARQNIHLAVNEIRLDISARISAIKLYDRTVFERQFHLHWQDDVE; from the coding sequence ATGTCTTGGAAGGTGCGTCGCTTCTTGAAACAGGTGCGCGATCGAAAAGAAGAGGAGGAATTCAAAACGGAATCAACCAAGAAAAAAGTAACCGTAGATGATACGTTAAAATCAACTTATAATGATCAGTCAAATATTTCAACTGCAGCAGATACACATAGTAAAACTAAAACGAACAATGTAGTTTGTACATCTGCTGGACACAATGAAATTGTTAAAGGATCCAGTTTTGTTTCGACTCTATCTCCAAGCTTTCAAATCCGTTCTAGTCCTTTAAATATAAATGGGAAATATGTTTATTGGACAAGTATGCATACCGAATTAGCTTTACAGCCTTGGTGCTGCGTTGGTGATTTAATCTCTTTCTGCGATAAATATGAATTCCAAACACTCAATATTATTGATAATCGTGCTCATAATAATATGGTATCCGAAATAAGAGCTCTGCTTAACATTGGACAGGCTCCTTTTGATCTACGTAAACGCTTCCCTGGAAACATAGGTAACCCAGAAAATCTGTGGATTTGCATAAGTCGCTGTGCTAGTGTTGAATATCATTTGAAGAAAATACTGAACGTATTTCGTAAACCATTAATGCAGCTGCCGACGGATAAACAGCGAATGGCGAGACAAAACATTCATCTGGCAGTGAACGAGATACGTTTAGATATTTCCGCGCGCATCAGTGCAATTAAACTTTACGATAGGACTGTGTTTGAAAGACAATTTCATTTGCATTGGCAGGATGATGTTGAGTGA
- the LOC137241449 gene encoding uncharacterized protein isoform X2: protein MSWKVRRFLKQVRDRKEEEEFKTESTKKKVTVDDTLKSTYNDQSNISTAADTHSKTKTNNVVCTSAGHNEIVKGSSFVSTLSPSFQIRSSPLNINGKYVYWTSMHTELALQPWCCVGDLISFCDKYEFQTLNIIDNRAHNNMVSEIRALLNIGQAPFDLRKRFPGNIETVTL from the coding sequence ATGTCTTGGAAGGTGCGTCGCTTCTTGAAACAGGTGCGCGATCGAAAAGAAGAGGAGGAATTCAAAACGGAATCAACCAAGAAAAAAGTAACCGTAGATGATACGTTAAAATCAACTTATAATGATCAGTCAAATATTTCAACTGCAGCAGATACACATAGTAAAACTAAAACGAACAATGTAGTTTGTACATCTGCTGGACACAATGAAATTGTTAAAGGATCCAGTTTTGTTTCGACTCTATCTCCAAGCTTTCAAATCCGTTCTAGTCCTTTAAATATAAATGGGAAATATGTTTATTGGACAAGTATGCATACCGAATTAGCTTTACAGCCTTGGTGCTGCGTTGGTGATTTAATCTCTTTCTGCGATAAATATGAATTCCAAACACTCAATATTATTGATAATCGTGCTCATAATAATATGGTATCCGAAATAAGAGCTCTGCTTAACATTGGACAGGCTCCTTTTGATCTACGTAAACGCTTCCCTGGAAACATAG